DNA sequence from the Canis aureus isolate CA01 chromosome 12, VMU_Caureus_v.1.0, whole genome shotgun sequence genome:
ttttttagagtttttatttcaaaaaataaagccGCAGTTAATTTCACATAAATatctggggagggaaggggacaggGATGTGGTGGGGGCTTGGCCCCtacctcctcttctctttcacacTGTATTGTAAAAGCAAAGGGGATGGCTAAGGAGAGAACAAGCAGAAGAAGCAGTCAGTGGAAGTGTTCTTACCTCAGGTGCCCCCTCAGCCCATCACTGCCCTGGGGACCACCGTGGCCCTGGCTTACCTTGCCGAACCAGCGGGAGAGCCATATCTGCTTCATGGTCATGTGATCTGGGAGAACTTCATTGTCAAAAAGGAGCTGTACCTAGGAGGGAGATGAAGGCACGGCTTTAGGAACTCCTCTTTCATGCGGGTCAAGAGCTACCTTGATCTGCTACAAACTCTGTCCCTCCCTTTGAGCCCCCCTGGTCCCCCAAAAACCTCCCGTGGGAATACTCACATGCTGGGGATTTAGCATTAAGCGGTGACATAGGACCCTCCGGAGATGACGAACTTCGGCTCTAACAGAACATCGGACGTATTTGttctggggacagggagggaagggaagtggACAAGGGTGTGTGATGGAAGGGCCACAGGGAGGTGAGTCTCCTTAGAGAGGCCCTCCCCTCAGCTCCTCTCACCTGCAGGATGCTTTTATTCTTGTCTTTGCCAGAACTGGGGGAAACAGACATAGGTTAGCGAGTCTGAtcttctcccatcccccacccagaGCTAAGGTATACTCTCTTCAAGGGAACAGATGCTCCCTCACTGCTCACTCTCTCACCAAGCCCCACCCTGGCTCTGAGTCACTGACACTGTCACTTCAGACAGCTCATGACCTGCCTCTTACCTCAGCCGCTCCAGGCACAGGCTCAGCTGCTCATCATAGCGGTAGTAGTGGGCTTTAGAGTGGTCGAAGCTGCTGAAAGGGAGGCCGAGGTTGCTCAGGGCTGGCTCTAAGAAAGAGTAGTGAGGAAAAGTGGCACAGATCCCATATTCCTTTCTCCCCAGAGAGCAAAAGTGGGCAAAAGGAATGCTCGAGGGGCTTTACCTTACCCTCCTGCTGCCAAGGGACATACCTTCCCCACTGGGTTGGGTGACCCGGTCCAAGCCTCGGGACTGGTAGAATTCTCGAATCCGTTTCTCTTCACCTAGAAGGGAACGGAGTGGGAAATGAAGTATTAGCCCTCCCTCATacttggcc
Encoded proteins:
- the PCGF1 gene encoding polycomb group RING finger protein 1 isoform X5 codes for the protein MASPQGGQIAIAMRLRNQLQSVYKMDPLRNEEEVRVKIKDLNEHIVCCLCAGYFVDATTITECLHTFCKSCIVKYLQTSKYCPMCNIKIHETQPLLNLKLDRVMQDIVYKLVPGLQDSEEKRIREFYQSRGLDRVTQPSGEEPALSNLGLPFSSFDHSKAHYYRYDEQLSLCLERLSSGKDKNKSILQNKYVRCSVRAEVRHLRRVLCHRLMLNPQHVQLLFDNEVLPDHMTMKQIWLSRWFGKPSPLLLQYSVKEKRR
- the PCGF1 gene encoding polycomb group RING finger protein 1 isoform X4, producing the protein MASPQGGQIAIAMRLRNQLQSVYKMDPLRNEEEVRVKIKDLNEHIVCCLCAGYFVDATTITECLHTFCKSCIVKYLQTSKYCPMCNIKIHETQPLLNLKLDRVMQDIVYKLVPGLQDSEEKRIREFYQSRGLDRVTQPSGEEPALSNLGLPFSSFDHSKAHYYRYDEQLSLCLERLSSGKDKNKSILQNKYVRCSVRAEVRHLRRVLCHRLMLNPQHVQLLFDNEVLPDHMTMKQIWLSRWFGKPSPLLLQYSVKEKRRNPLSFIMKEGLSMSVVPQ